The following proteins come from a genomic window of Nostoc sp. TCL26-01:
- a CDS encoding DUF1816 domain-containing protein: MNTIWNNLKEAAINSFNALGLAWWVEIITQNPRCTYYFGPFLNADEAKLAIKGYIEDLETEGAQGIQVNVKRCKPNDLTIADDLGERLDRKVKPAFSGQM; encoded by the coding sequence ATGAATACAATTTGGAATAATCTGAAGGAAGCTGCTATTAATTCTTTCAACGCACTAGGTTTGGCTTGGTGGGTGGAAATTATCACCCAAAACCCCCGTTGCACTTACTATTTTGGCCCCTTTCTCAATGCTGATGAAGCTAAGTTAGCCATCAAAGGCTACATAGAAGATTTAGAAACAGAAGGCGCACAAGGTATTCAGGTGAACGTAAAGCGCTGTAAGCCAAATGATTTGACGATTGCTGATGACCTGGGGGAACGTCTTGACCGCAAAGTAAAGCCTGCCTTTAGCGGTCAGATGTAA